In Chthonomonadales bacterium, one genomic interval encodes:
- a CDS encoding rod shape-determining protein yields MLRGLLGRFSRDMGVDLGTANTLVHVRGRGILLREPSVVAIDRDSKKVLAVGEEAKRMLGRTPGNIIAIRPLKDGVIADFDQTEKMLRYFIEKVNRRTMWTAPRVVVGIPSGVTEVERRAVIDATKKAGAKEAFLIEEPMVAAVGAGMPIVEPTGSMIVDIGGGTTEVAVISLSGIVTSRSIRVAGDEIDEAIGAYVRRTFNLYIGDRTAEEAKFEVGSAFPSDRPRSMEVRGRDLLSGLPRSATITSDEIRDAIQEPVNAIVEAVKVTLETTPPELAADIMERGIVLAGGGALLEGLDRLISRETLMPVHIAADPLSCVVIGTGRVLEEINTSPQLAKVLKSG; encoded by the coding sequence ATTCTGCGGGGCCTGTTGGGACGGTTTTCGCGCGATATGGGTGTGGATCTCGGGACCGCCAACACGCTCGTGCACGTTCGGGGCCGCGGCATATTGCTCCGGGAACCCTCCGTCGTCGCAATCGACCGCGACAGCAAGAAGGTCCTCGCCGTCGGCGAGGAGGCCAAGCGCATGCTCGGCCGCACTCCCGGGAACATCATCGCCATCCGCCCGCTCAAGGATGGCGTGATCGCCGACTTCGATCAGACGGAGAAGATGCTCCGTTACTTCATCGAGAAGGTGAACCGCAGGACGATGTGGACGGCCCCGCGCGTCGTCGTGGGCATCCCCTCGGGCGTCACGGAGGTTGAGCGTCGCGCCGTGATCGACGCGACGAAGAAGGCGGGGGCGAAGGAGGCGTTCCTGATCGAGGAGCCGATGGTCGCCGCCGTGGGCGCCGGCATGCCGATCGTGGAGCCTACCGGCTCGATGATCGTCGACATAGGGGGCGGAACCACGGAGGTCGCGGTGATCTCGCTGTCCGGCATCGTGACCAGCCGGTCCATCCGCGTGGCGGGCGACGAGATCGACGAGGCGATCGGCGCCTACGTCCGCCGAACCTTCAATCTCTACATCGGCGATCGCACTGCCGAGGAGGCCAAGTTCGAGGTCGGCTCCGCGTTCCCGAGCGACCGCCCGCGGTCGATGGAGGTGCGCGGCCGCGACCTGTTGAGCGGACTTCCGCGCAGCGCCACGATCACCAGCGACGAGATCCGCGACGCGATCCAGGAGCCTGTGAACGCCATCGTGGAGGCCGTGAAGGTCACGCTGGAGACCACGCCGCCGGAGTTGGCGGCCGACATCATGGAGCGCGGAATCGTGCTGGCGGGCGGAGGCGCGCTTCTGGAGGGCCTGGATCGCCTGATCTCGCGCGAGACGTTGATGCCCGTGCACATCGCCGCCGATCCGCTCTCGTGCGTGGTCATCGGCACGGGGCGCGTGCTGGAGGAGATCAACACGAGCCCCCAGCTCGCCAAGGTGCTCAAGAGCGGATAG
- the mreD gene encoding rod shape-determining protein MreD, translated as MTRARSARLAAAVVIAFILQAALGGDLAVAGIRPNLALTTLSVACIFVGPVTGALLGFLCGLLEASFAALFVGSYLVTRSVAGWAVGALEERVFRDNLVFAAITTFLVSLLAEVAFFLFAPQPDARAFALATVGAAAYNGMLAVPVYLLVRRSAGVR; from the coding sequence ATGACGCGAGCGCGAAGTGCGCGGCTTGCCGCCGCGGTCGTGATCGCCTTCATCCTGCAGGCCGCGCTCGGCGGCGACCTCGCCGTAGCCGGCATCCGACCCAACCTGGCCCTCACCACGCTCAGCGTCGCCTGCATCTTCGTCGGCCCGGTGACCGGCGCGCTCCTGGGCTTCCTCTGTGGGCTGCTAGAGGCCTCCTTCGCCGCTCTCTTCGTCGGCAGCTACCTGGTGACGCGCTCCGTCGCCGGATGGGCGGTCGGCGCCCTCGAGGAGCGCGTGTTCCGCGACAACCTCGTTTTCGCCGCCATCACCACGTTCCTGGTGAGCCTGCTCGCCGAGGTCGCCTTCTTCCTGTTCGCTCCGCAGCCCGACGCCCGCGCGTTCGCGCTGGCCACCGTCGGCGCCGCCGCCTACAACGGGATGCTCGCGGTGCCCGTCTACCTGCTCGTACGGCGCTCCGCCGGCGTCAGGTAG
- a CDS encoding LmeA family phospholipid-binding protein — MQIRIDWAQFTAREVHLGDLVTLQEVRLEAAGLQARTRDGSGLRVADLSARLVVDEAALNRALRAQPTGRVRDLEVALLSDRVRISGHYAIGGPMALPFSFTAVPEIEGGARIRLEPRQLVLAVVSMPGFSAQIVGEQVNATLAHAFDVTRLPIPCRLTGVTAETGRLVLTATAVLELRPDGSSIVPAEASPR; from the coding sequence ATGCAGATCCGCATCGATTGGGCGCAGTTCACGGCCCGCGAGGTGCATCTTGGCGACCTGGTGACCCTCCAGGAGGTGCGACTCGAGGCGGCGGGCCTGCAGGCCCGGACGCGTGATGGGAGCGGCCTACGCGTTGCCGATCTGAGTGCGCGCCTCGTGGTCGACGAGGCCGCGCTCAACCGCGCGCTGCGAGCACAGCCGACCGGCCGTGTGCGCGACCTCGAGGTGGCGCTGCTCTCGGACCGTGTGCGCATCAGCGGCCACTACGCCATCGGTGGGCCGATGGCGCTGCCGTTCTCCTTCACCGCCGTACCCGAGATCGAGGGCGGGGCGCGGATCCGCCTTGAGCCGCGGCAACTCGTCCTCGCGGTCGTCTCGATGCCCGGCTTCAGCGCGCAAATCGTCGGCGAGCAGGTGAACGCCACGCTGGCGCACGCCTTCGACGTCACGCGCTTGCCCATCCCCTGCCGCCTCACGGGCGTGACCGCCGAGACGGGCCGCCTCGTGTTAACGGCCACCGCCGTGCTCGAGCTCCGTCCCGACGGCTCCTCCATCGTGCCGGCCGAGGCGTCGCCCCGCTAG
- the mreC gene encoding rod shape-determining protein MreC, producing the protein MLRNDQGSKRNRTLAVVLCVLVGATLGVWHNRAQESGRPDGVTSAVRFVVVPFVQATLAVSRWGGRQVGWLFRGRGLARENRRLHSRVEALEQEVARLRETDATARRLRSQLGFRDAPPGPKLAADVVSFQPSRYVNSMLIARGTRSGVRVGSVVVAPEGLVGHVYDVAPNSASVLLITDTNAAVGALVQRPQSRVAGVCRGLGNGLLTMVYVNRDADVRVGDTIISSGLGGEKAIYPKGIVIGTVTSASNDLSGSSRRVTVRPAVRFDHLEEAYVLP; encoded by the coding sequence GTGCTGCGGAACGACCAGGGCAGCAAACGCAACCGGACGCTGGCCGTGGTCCTGTGCGTGCTGGTGGGCGCCACGCTCGGCGTCTGGCACAACCGGGCGCAGGAGAGCGGCCGCCCGGACGGGGTCACATCCGCGGTCCGCTTCGTCGTCGTCCCCTTCGTTCAAGCGACGCTCGCCGTCAGCCGCTGGGGCGGCCGACAGGTTGGCTGGCTCTTTCGGGGCCGCGGCCTCGCCCGCGAGAACCGCCGCCTCCATTCGCGCGTCGAAGCCCTCGAGCAGGAGGTCGCGCGGCTGCGCGAGACGGACGCCACCGCCCGCCGGCTGCGCTCGCAACTCGGGTTCCGCGACGCCCCGCCAGGCCCCAAGCTTGCCGCGGACGTCGTCTCCTTCCAGCCTAGCCGCTACGTCAACAGCATGCTGATCGCGCGCGGCACGCGCTCCGGTGTGCGCGTCGGCAGCGTGGTCGTGGCGCCGGAGGGCCTGGTCGGGCACGTGTACGACGTGGCGCCCAACAGCGCCTCGGTGCTGCTGATCACCGACACGAACGCCGCCGTCGGGGCGCTGGTGCAACGGCCACAGTCGCGCGTGGCCGGGGTGTGCCGCGGGCTGGGGAACGGTCTGCTAACGATGGTGTACGTCAACCGCGACGCGGATGTGCGGGTCGGCGACACCATCATCTCCTCGGGCCTCGGCGGGGAGAAAGCGATCTACCCCAAGGGCATCGTGATCGGCACCGTCACCTCGGCCTCCAACGACCTCTCGGGCTCCTCTCGTCGCGTCACCGTTAGGCCCGCGGTCCGCTTCGACCACCTGGAAGAGGCCTACGTGCTGCCATGA